A part of Scylla paramamosain isolate STU-SP2022 chromosome 24, ASM3559412v1, whole genome shotgun sequence genomic DNA contains:
- the LOC135112741 gene encoding lanC-like protein 2 isoform X1, with protein MNDEIKEKLMRMSSYISEDRHFHNDFPKDMTEDGCQILDADKKRLSKDYLEQSQKNLEVLLKTFDVGVAKGDGRHDYSVYTGTSGYSLLYLHLAQRRGDEAYLKKASSILKNALHNLTGRRHSFICGDTGPLALAAVLCHREGDASMMKNCISRIKNRKDYVLNPSNGLPDEMLYGRAGYLYALLLLQKEIGRTAVEDSLVRAVVAAILDSGRSMAQRRKSKVPLMYQWHEKDYLGAAHGTAGILFMLMQAKEHLTSEELEDLVRPTVDGLATLVFSSGNFPSSLGNMHDRLVQWCHGAPGSVYLFGKAYQVFGNESYLEEAKRAGECVWERGILKKGYGICHGTAGNGYALLYLYQVTHEPKYLYQAAQFGLWCQDYGTHGCRTADRPLSLFEGLAGMLHYLIDLEDPENARFPAFALE; from the exons atgaatgatgagataaaggaaaaattaatgag GATGAGCTCTTACATTAGTGAAGACCGCCACTTTCACAATGACTTCCCAAAGGACATGACAGAGGATGGCTGCCAGATCTTGGATGCAGACAAGAAAAGA TTGTCCAAGGATTACCTGGAGCAGTCCCAGAAGAACCTGGAGGTGCTGCTGAAGACCTTTGATGTGGGTGTGGCCAAAGGGGACGGGCGGCATGACTACTCTGTGTACACGGGCACCAGCGGGTACAGCCTCCTCTACCTGCACCTGGCCCAGCGTAGGGGTGACGAGGCCTACCTGAAG AAAGCCTCAAGCATACTGAAGAATGCCTTGCACAACCTGACTGGGCGGCGTCATTCTTTCATCTGTGGCGACACAGGGCCCCTGGCACTGGCAGCTGTGCTGTGCCACCGGGAGGGTGATGCCAGCATGATGAAGAACTGCATATCACG CATCAAGAACAGGAAGGATTATGTCCTGAACCCCTCCAACGGTCTCCCAGATGAGATGCTGTATGGACGCGCTGGCTACTTGTATGCCCTTCTCCTACTGCAGAAAGAG atTGGACGCACAGCAGTAGAGGACTCCCTGGTGCGTGCTGTGGTGGCCGCCATCCTGGACTCTGGCCGCTCCATGgcccagaggaggaagagcaaggtgCCTCTCATGTACCAGTGGCATGAGAAAGACTACCTTGGTGCTGCTCATGGTACTGCTGGTATCCTCTTTATGCTGATGCAG GCAAAGGAACACTTGACATCAGAAGAGCTTGAGGACTTGGTGAGGCCAACAGTTGACGGCCTTGCAACTCTGGTCTTCAGCTCCGGcaactttccctcttccctggGCAACATGCATGACCGTCTGGTGCAGTGGTGTCATGGGGCGCCGGGCTCTGTCTACCTCTTTGGGAAGGCATACCAG GTCTTTGGGAACGAGAGTTACTTGGAGGAAGCTAAGAGGGcgggggagtgtgtgtgggagCGAGGCATCCTCAAGAAGGGTTATGGGATTTGTCATGGCACTGCTGGCAATGGATATGCACTGCTCTACTTGTATCAG GTGACCCATGAGCCCAAGTATCTGTACCAGGCTGCCCAGTTTGGCCTGTGGTGCCAAGACTATGGGACACACGGCTGCCGCACCGCTGACCGTCCTCTGTCACTGTTTGAGGGTTTGGCCGGCATGCTGCATTACCTTATTGATCTTGAGGATCCTGAAAATGCTCGCTTCCCAGCCTTTGCTCTGGAGTGA
- the LOC135112741 gene encoding lanC-like protein 2 isoform X2 has product MSSYISEDRHFHNDFPKDMTEDGCQILDADKKRLSKDYLEQSQKNLEVLLKTFDVGVAKGDGRHDYSVYTGTSGYSLLYLHLAQRRGDEAYLKKASSILKNALHNLTGRRHSFICGDTGPLALAAVLCHREGDASMMKNCISRIKNRKDYVLNPSNGLPDEMLYGRAGYLYALLLLQKEIGRTAVEDSLVRAVVAAILDSGRSMAQRRKSKVPLMYQWHEKDYLGAAHGTAGILFMLMQAKEHLTSEELEDLVRPTVDGLATLVFSSGNFPSSLGNMHDRLVQWCHGAPGSVYLFGKAYQVFGNESYLEEAKRAGECVWERGILKKGYGICHGTAGNGYALLYLYQVTHEPKYLYQAAQFGLWCQDYGTHGCRTADRPLSLFEGLAGMLHYLIDLEDPENARFPAFALE; this is encoded by the exons ATGAGCTCTTACATTAGTGAAGACCGCCACTTTCACAATGACTTCCCAAAGGACATGACAGAGGATGGCTGCCAGATCTTGGATGCAGACAAGAAAAGA TTGTCCAAGGATTACCTGGAGCAGTCCCAGAAGAACCTGGAGGTGCTGCTGAAGACCTTTGATGTGGGTGTGGCCAAAGGGGACGGGCGGCATGACTACTCTGTGTACACGGGCACCAGCGGGTACAGCCTCCTCTACCTGCACCTGGCCCAGCGTAGGGGTGACGAGGCCTACCTGAAG AAAGCCTCAAGCATACTGAAGAATGCCTTGCACAACCTGACTGGGCGGCGTCATTCTTTCATCTGTGGCGACACAGGGCCCCTGGCACTGGCAGCTGTGCTGTGCCACCGGGAGGGTGATGCCAGCATGATGAAGAACTGCATATCACG CATCAAGAACAGGAAGGATTATGTCCTGAACCCCTCCAACGGTCTCCCAGATGAGATGCTGTATGGACGCGCTGGCTACTTGTATGCCCTTCTCCTACTGCAGAAAGAG atTGGACGCACAGCAGTAGAGGACTCCCTGGTGCGTGCTGTGGTGGCCGCCATCCTGGACTCTGGCCGCTCCATGgcccagaggaggaagagcaaggtgCCTCTCATGTACCAGTGGCATGAGAAAGACTACCTTGGTGCTGCTCATGGTACTGCTGGTATCCTCTTTATGCTGATGCAG GCAAAGGAACACTTGACATCAGAAGAGCTTGAGGACTTGGTGAGGCCAACAGTTGACGGCCTTGCAACTCTGGTCTTCAGCTCCGGcaactttccctcttccctggGCAACATGCATGACCGTCTGGTGCAGTGGTGTCATGGGGCGCCGGGCTCTGTCTACCTCTTTGGGAAGGCATACCAG GTCTTTGGGAACGAGAGTTACTTGGAGGAAGCTAAGAGGGcgggggagtgtgtgtgggagCGAGGCATCCTCAAGAAGGGTTATGGGATTTGTCATGGCACTGCTGGCAATGGATATGCACTGCTCTACTTGTATCAG GTGACCCATGAGCCCAAGTATCTGTACCAGGCTGCCCAGTTTGGCCTGTGGTGCCAAGACTATGGGACACACGGCTGCCGCACCGCTGACCGTCCTCTGTCACTGTTTGAGGGTTTGGCCGGCATGCTGCATTACCTTATTGATCTTGAGGATCCTGAAAATGCTCGCTTCCCAGCCTTTGCTCTGGAGTGA